One part of the Haliotis asinina isolate JCU_RB_2024 chromosome 2, JCU_Hal_asi_v2, whole genome shotgun sequence genome encodes these proteins:
- the LOC137273804 gene encoding geranylgeranyl transferase type-2 subunit beta-like, which translates to MGTPIKDVTIPDSAPKTLLLQKHADYIAAYGAKKDDYEYIMTEYLRMNGIYWGLTAMSLAGQLDRMDKAEVLEFVKQCQQECGGISCSVGHDPHLLCTLSAVQILTLYGSLDTVNTDRVVDWVKSLQQEDGSFIGDKWGEVDTRFSFCAVACLSLLGKLNAINIDKAVDFVLSCMNFDGGFGCRPGSESHSGQIYCCVGMLAITGRLHHINADLLGWWLCERQLPSGGLNGRPEKLPDVCYSWWVLASLKIIGKLHWIDKDKLIQFILACQDEETGGFADRPGDMVDPFHTLFGVAGLSLLGDTTIHPVNPVFCMPEETIRKVGIQLDLL; encoded by the exons ATG GGGACTCCCATCAAGGATGTGACCATCCCGGACAGCGCACCCAAAACCCTGCTTCTTCAGAAACATGCTGATTACATTGCTGCATATGGTGCCAAAAAGGATGACTAT GAATATATTATGACAGAATACCTGCGTATGAATGGCATATACTGGGGACTGACAGCCATGTCTCTTGCTGGGCAACTTGACCGTATGGACAAAGCAGAAGTTCTTGAATTTGTTAAACAGTGTCAACAGGAATGTGGAGGCATTAGCTGTAGTGTAGGGCACGATCCTCATCTGCTGTGTACACTCAGTGCCGTGCAG ATACTGACTCTTTATGGCTCACTGGACACTGTCAACACTGACCGGGTAGTGGACTGGGTCAAGAGCCTGCAGCAAGAAGATGGCAGCTTCATTGGGGACAAGTGGG GTGAAGTTGACACAAGGTTCTCCTTCTGTGCAGTCGCCTGCTTGTCGCTACTa GGAAAGTTGAATGCCATCAATATAGACAAGGCTGTTGACTTTGTGTTGTCCTGTATGAACTTTGATGGAGGGTTTGGTTGTCGGCCTGGTAGCGAGTCCCACTCAGGACAG ATATACTGTTGTGTGGGGATGTTGGCGATCACAGGACGACTCCATCACATCAACGCTGACCTGCTGGGGTGGTGGCTGTGTGAGCGACAGTTGCCGTCTGGGGGTCTCAATG GCCGGCCAGAGAAGCTTCCTGATGTTTGCTATTCTTGGTGGGTCCTGGCATCTCTCAAGATCATCGGTAAACTGCACTGGATTGACAAG GACAAGTTGATTCAGTTTATCCTGGCATGCCAGGATGAGGAGACAGGAGGATTCGCTGACCGGCCTGGGGACATG GTGGACCCgtttcacacactgtttggTGTTGCTGGATTGTCCCTTTTAGGGGACACAACAATTCATCCTGTCAATCCTGTCTTCTGTATGCCCGAGGAAACAATTAGGAAGGTTGGGATTCAGCTGGATCTGTTATGA